The DNA region GGACCCCGTCCCGGTCAGGTTGAAGGCACTCTTAAGGATGAGCCGAGCCCAGACTGGCTCCACTCACTTGCACTTACCTTAAGCCCATCAGCGCTCCAATCACCAATGAATGAACACTGGATGAGAAATATGCCATATGGACTCCCGCCGCTCGCGTTGCACACTGATCGGGCAATGCACCGGGCAACTCGACGTGGGTGCAGTTGGTACTTTGCGTTGCCATATCACTCCCAGTTGAGCGGCGCAACCTTTCTTCAGGGTTCAATCCAGAGTACGCTGTGATGCGGGTCGGGCGGAGCCAGTCATGGTGATGTCGACGCACATCCGGACAACGCGCATATTCGCGGCCTCCAAGCAGTCTCATGAAGGCCACAGAACGGCCGGCGCAGGTGACATGATGGCTTCTCTTGAGCATGATCTGGTGGATCAACTTGCAGACCATCAGTCGGACATGTTTTCGAGAAGCTTCTCCATTTCTGTATAGCCGCGCTGACGGGCGTGTTGCACCGGGGTGACGCCCTCATGGTCCGCGATGGTGCGGTCTGCGCCGTGGGTCAGCAACTCGCGCACGATCTCGGTGTGGGTGGGGCCGCCGTCACCCAGGATCACGGCTTCGAGCAAGGCGGTCCAGCCCAGATTGTTCACATGGTTCACGTTGATGCGGGTGGTCCGCAGAAGCTCGCGGACGTACGCCAGGTGGCCCCGATCGGCGGCGGGAATCAGGGCGGTGCCGCCGTAGCGGTTGGTGCGGCTCAGGTCTGGTCCGGCTTTAAGGACCTCGCGGAGCATGGCGACGCTGCCGGTTTCGCCGGTAAGCAGCAGCGCATTGTTGCGCCCCTCGTCCTGCGGATCGGGGTTGGCTCCCGCCGCGATCAGCGCGCGGGCGACGGCCACATGGTCTCCCCAGGCCGCCCAGGTCAGTGCCGTGCGTCCACTGAGGTCTGTGGCGTTGGCCGACGCCCCTGACTTCAGCAGGGTCTGAATCTGCTCAAGTTCACCGTTCTTGGCAGCCTGAAGCAGTCGCTCATCCAGCATGATCTGTGGTTTGGAGGTGTTCACTGCCGCCCCCCTCGCACCGCCCTGTGCAGAACCCGAAGCTGGAAGTAGCGTGACACTGCCCAGCAGCGTCAGTGTGAGCATCGCGCCCCTGAACAGCTTCGGCATAGCTACCATCTTACTTGCCCAGAACTGTAGCCACCGCGTCGGTGCCGCATTTCTCGTCGATCAGGCCGCTGGGTGCGCCGCCCACACCCACCGCGCCCACCACGGCACCATCCACGCGGATCGGGGCGCCGCCCGCCAGCACCAGGTAGCCGGGGATGTCGGCCAGGCCGGGATTGCTGGGCAGATTCTTGGCGATGTCGCTGGTCAGCGCACGTGCGCTGGCGCTGGTGAATGCCTTACCAGCGCTGGCCCCCAGCGTGTGCGGCCCGGCGTTCTCGGCACGGGCCACGGCCAGGGTCACACCGCTCCGGTCCACCACGGTGACGCTGACGTTGTAGCCCAGCTGCGCGCAATTGTTCACGGCCAGCGT from Deinococcus humi includes:
- a CDS encoding ankyrin repeat domain-containing protein; the protein is MPKLFRGAMLTLTLLGSVTLLPASGSAQGGARGAAVNTSKPQIMLDERLLQAAKNGELEQIQTLLKSGASANATDLSGRTALTWAAWGDHVAVARALIAAGANPDPQDEGRNNALLLTGETGSVAMLREVLKAGPDLSRTNRYGGTALIPAADRGHLAYVRELLRTTRINVNHVNNLGWTALLEAVILGDGGPTHTEIVRELLTHGADRTIADHEGVTPVQHARQRGYTEMEKLLENMSD
- a CDS encoding GlcG/HbpS family heme-binding protein, which codes for MKKLPSALLSMSTVALFIVPVAAAQTTPAPIQLATTTTVTPASLSLSAASRIATLAVNNCAQLGYNVSVTVVDRSGVTLAVARAENAGPHTLGASAGKAFTSASARALTSDIAKNLPSNPGLADIPGYLVLAGGAPIRVDGAVVGAVGVGGAPSGLIDEKCGTDAVATVLGK